Proteins from a genomic interval of Chitinophagales bacterium:
- a CDS encoding class I SAM-dependent methyltransferase produces the protein MNNWWKDYFLDAWPKIQHFIKGEENTYLETNYIEGILEEKKYKHILDVPCGTGRIALELAERGYTTCGLDFNKKNIEEAQKSSVQKELPQQTEWICGDMREIPFKNTFDAAVCIFGSFGYFDDIDNRKFLQSVYDSLKPGGSFLLETHTLETMLPIFTHQDFWRFEDCWVLDERNFNIPESRIESTWTTIQDGGQQLQHKSSVRIYSYRELTTLLKSVGFKHFSAEGSFEAEEFELGAERLLLLAEK, from the coding sequence ATGAACAACTGGTGGAAAGATTATTTCTTAGATGCTTGGCCCAAAATACAGCATTTCATAAAAGGGGAGGAAAATACCTATTTGGAAACCAATTATATAGAGGGTATTTTGGAAGAAAAAAAATATAAGCACATATTGGATGTTCCCTGCGGAACAGGTCGAATTGCTTTAGAGCTTGCAGAGCGAGGCTATACAACCTGTGGCTTAGACTTCAACAAAAAAAACATTGAAGAAGCTCAGAAAAGCAGTGTACAAAAAGAATTGCCGCAACAAACCGAATGGATTTGTGGCGATATGCGTGAGATTCCCTTCAAAAACACTTTCGATGCAGCCGTGTGCATTTTTGGAAGTTTTGGTTATTTTGATGATATCGACAATCGAAAATTTCTGCAATCAGTCTATGATTCTTTGAAGCCAGGCGGCAGTTTCTTGCTCGAAACCCACACCTTAGAAACCATGTTGCCGATTTTCACCCATCAAGATTTTTGGCGTTTTGAAGACTGTTGGGTACTCGACGAGCGAAACTTCAACATCCCTGAGTCTCGAATCGAAAGCACTTGGACAACTATTCAAGATGGTGGACAACAATTGCAGCACAAAAGCAGTGTGAGGATTTACAGTTACCGAGAACTGACCACCCTTCTAAAATCGGTTGGCTTCAAACATTTCAGCGCAGAAGGGTCATTTGAAGCAGAGGAGTTTGAATTGGGAGCAGAACGGTTGTTGTTGTTGGCGGAGAAATAG
- the pbpC gene encoding penicillin-binding protein 1C yields the protein MKINIPKIKKYLLPSIAAIFVLFLLIDALFPFSAKIEHSQIITDSNGRILHAFLTSDDKWRMKTELEEITPELQTAIVFKEDKWFYYHLGVNPLAITRAAFNNIFKGKRTSGASTITMQVARLLQPKSRTYFNKILEMWHALQLEWHFSKKEILQLYLNLVPYGGNIEGVKSAAVLYFDKAPNHLSIAEITTLAIIPNRPTSLLLGKNNETVKAARNEWLQRFQTSKVFDQQAIEDALTEPLNAKRLESPRIAPHFAYRMKYEHPNEPIIKTTLQYNQQLKVEKLVSDYVKRIYYQRITNASVLVLNNRTNQVEAYVGSSDFFNAEAAGQVDGIRSNRSPGSTLKPFLYGLAFDKGLITPKYKISDVPTNFTGYSPVNYSGEYNGLVTVEYALANSLNVPAVKILDEMGVDYFLNKLSDAGFQYIKRNQKNLGLSVALGGCGVRLDELTALYAAFANKGKIREPQWILGDTAQVSVPILSESAAFVVTEILTELTRPDLPKNIESSVNLPKIAWKTGTSYGRKDAWSVGYNGDYTIGVWCGNFSGEGVPDLTGATVATPLLFNIFNSIDYQSQTAWFQSPKELDFRWVCSESGLPPNEHCSEQLMDYYLPLVSNNLKCNHYQEVRLSPDESYAYCTSCTPMVGFKKKIFPNYPPEIISYYEKENIPYDKIPPHNPKCERVFSDIAAAPSITSPVDGLEYLIDPHDNTQLMLSCNAPSSTEKVYWYINDRFFQSATSTENLFFEPKEGMNKITCVDDKGRKEYIWVEVKSL from the coding sequence ATGAAGATAAACATTCCAAAAATCAAAAAATACCTACTCCCTTCAATAGCAGCAATTTTCGTATTGTTTCTTCTAATAGATGCGCTATTCCCTTTCTCTGCAAAAATCGAACATTCCCAAATCATCACCGACTCCAATGGCAGAATCTTACACGCCTTTCTGACCTCAGACGACAAATGGCGTATGAAAACCGAATTGGAGGAAATCACTCCCGAACTACAAACCGCCATCGTTTTTAAAGAAGACAAATGGTTTTACTACCACCTTGGAGTCAATCCTTTAGCCATCACACGCGCTGCCTTCAACAACATTTTCAAAGGTAAGCGCACCTCAGGCGCATCTACCATCACCATGCAAGTTGCTCGTTTATTGCAGCCCAAATCAAGGACGTACTTCAATAAAATCTTGGAAATGTGGCACGCCTTGCAATTGGAGTGGCATTTTTCCAAAAAAGAAATCCTGCAATTGTATCTCAATTTAGTGCCGTATGGCGGTAATATTGAAGGAGTTAAATCGGCTGCCGTATTGTATTTCGACAAAGCCCCCAACCATTTGAGTATTGCAGAAATCACCACCCTCGCCATCATTCCCAACCGCCCAACGTCCTTGCTTTTGGGCAAAAACAACGAAACGGTGAAAGCTGCCCGAAATGAATGGTTGCAGCGTTTTCAGACTTCAAAAGTGTTTGACCAACAAGCCATTGAAGATGCATTGACCGAACCCTTAAATGCCAAACGGTTGGAGTCGCCCAGAATCGCCCCACACTTTGCCTATCGAATGAAATACGAACATCCCAATGAGCCAATTATCAAAACAACCCTGCAATACAATCAGCAATTGAAGGTCGAGAAATTGGTCAGCGATTATGTTAAACGCATTTATTACCAGCGAATTACCAATGCCTCTGTTTTGGTGCTGAACAACCGTACCAATCAAGTGGAAGCCTATGTAGGTTCATCGGATTTCTTCAATGCCGAAGCAGCAGGACAAGTAGATGGTATTCGCTCAAATCGTTCACCAGGCAGCACTTTGAAGCCCTTTTTGTATGGATTGGCATTTGACAAAGGTTTGATTACGCCCAAATACAAAATCAGCGATGTGCCAACCAATTTCACAGGGTATTCGCCTGTCAATTATAGTGGAGAATACAATGGTTTGGTGACAGTTGAGTATGCGTTGGCAAATTCGCTCAATGTACCTGCGGTCAAAATTTTGGACGAAATGGGCGTGGATTATTTTCTGAACAAGCTATCGGATGCAGGTTTTCAGTACATCAAACGCAATCAAAAAAACTTGGGTCTGTCCGTTGCTTTGGGCGGTTGTGGAGTGCGTTTGGACGAATTAACCGCCTTGTATGCGGCTTTTGCGAACAAAGGGAAAATTCGAGAACCTCAATGGATTTTGGGCGATACGGCACAGGTCAGTGTGCCGATTTTGTCAGAATCGGCTGCGTTTGTTGTCACCGAAATCCTTACAGAATTGACCCGCCCCGACCTCCCCAAAAACATCGAAAGCAGTGTCAATCTTCCCAAAATTGCTTGGAAAACGGGTACTTCCTATGGACGAAAAGATGCTTGGAGTGTGGGCTACAATGGTGATTATACGATTGGCGTATGGTGTGGCAATTTTTCGGGAGAGGGTGTTCCTGACTTAACAGGCGCAACGGTTGCTACTCCCCTACTGTTCAATATCTTCAATTCGATTGATTACCAATCTCAAACCGCTTGGTTTCAATCACCCAAAGAATTGGATTTTCGTTGGGTATGTTCAGAAAGTGGATTGCCGCCCAACGAACATTGCAGCGAACAGTTGATGGATTATTACTTGCCTTTGGTATCCAACAATTTGAAGTGCAATCATTACCAAGAGGTTCGATTAAGTCCCGATGAAAGTTATGCTTACTGCACTTCTTGCACTCCAATGGTCGGCTTCAAAAAGAAAATTTTCCCCAACTATCCACCCGAAATAATTTCTTACTACGAAAAGGAAAACATTCCCTACGATAAAATTCCGCCTCACAATCCGAAATGTGAACGTGTTTTTTCGGATATAGCGGCTGCGCCGAGCATTACCTCTCCTGTCGATGGCTTGGAATACCTAATTGATCCACACGACAATACCCAGCTGATGCTGTCCTGCAATGCGCCTTCGAGTACCGAAAAAGTGTATTGGTACATCAATGACCGCTTTTTTCAATCGGCTACTTCAACGGAAAATCTATTTTTCGAGCCAAAAGAAGGCATGAACAAAATTACCTGCGTGGATGATAAGGGACGGAAGGAGTATATTTGGGTTGAGGTGAAGAGTTTGTAA
- a CDS encoding gliding motility-associated C-terminal domain-containing protein: MNHRFRTLIFCILFLLFFNAYSQNLVINPSFENIVSCPDAFMQIENSLSWTSPTAAKADYFHACDLSNTVGIPANSVGFQSARTGSAYAGVQVYSTTANTDYREYLQSPLIEPLIADSVYQVSMYVSPADNLDDCFTDAIGFYFSDMELNEPQQTVLNITADVQNISDNFLTDKGNWLLVTGVFTATGGENYLIIGNFLNDAQTTEATPCDNDAAAYYYVDDVSVELIPELSIVGQNIICAGETTVLQAVNGQSYEWTIITDPDTVFSTEEFVSVSPNQTTTYRVSDGVNTATFTLTVQQAPEINLTDDVSFCEGETIVLDANPLNSSETSTFNWIDGSTIPTFEAETTGIYWVDVTTNGCTIRDSIELFFGNDFEVNLGENQVFCEGTSSTLSPFEGDILIPNLTYLWQDGSTNPQFTATSTGTYSVTVSNECFAHSDVIEVTTLLCGCIVSFPSAFSPNEDGINDTFRPASNCNLTNYELSIYTRYGNKIFTSTDQTEGWDGLIDFEVADMKVYVWVATYQTPDGMNETSQTVVQKGNVFLLR; the protein is encoded by the coding sequence ATGAATCATCGATTTCGAACTCTTATCTTTTGCATCCTTTTCTTACTGTTCTTCAATGCTTACAGTCAAAATCTGGTCATCAATCCCAGTTTTGAAAACATCGTCAGTTGCCCCGATGCTTTCATGCAAATCGAAAACTCACTTTCTTGGACCAGTCCAACCGCTGCAAAAGCCGATTATTTTCATGCCTGCGATTTGTCGAATACAGTAGGAATTCCAGCCAATAGCGTTGGTTTTCAGTCGGCACGAACAGGTTCGGCTTATGCAGGTGTGCAAGTCTATTCGACGACTGCAAACACAGACTACCGAGAATACCTCCAATCGCCATTGATTGAGCCATTGATTGCAGATTCTGTGTATCAAGTGAGTATGTATGTCAGCCCTGCCGATAATTTGGACGACTGTTTTACGGATGCCATTGGGTTTTATTTTTCGGATATGGAACTAAATGAACCCCAACAAACGGTATTGAATATAACGGCGGATGTTCAAAATATAAGTGATAATTTTTTGACAGACAAAGGAAATTGGTTGTTGGTGACTGGTGTTTTTACTGCAACGGGCGGAGAGAATTATTTGATTATCGGCAATTTTCTGAACGATGCCCAAACAACCGAAGCAACACCTTGCGACAACGATGCAGCGGCTTATTACTATGTGGATGATGTTTCGGTGGAATTGATACCCGAACTAAGCATTGTTGGACAAAATATTATTTGTGCGGGTGAAACGACTGTTTTGCAGGCGGTCAATGGACAGAGTTATGAATGGACAATCATTACTGATCCCGATACGGTTTTTTCGACGGAAGAATTTGTGAGTGTGAGTCCTAATCAAACAACAACTTACCGAGTTTCAGATGGTGTGAATACTGCTACTTTCACCCTGACAGTGCAGCAAGCACCCGAAATCAACTTGACAGATGATGTCTCATTTTGTGAAGGAGAAACCATTGTATTGGATGCCAACCCACTCAATAGCAGCGAAACATCTACCTTCAATTGGATAGACGGCTCTACAATACCTACTTTTGAAGCCGAAACTACGGGTATTTATTGGGTAGATGTGACCACCAATGGTTGTACTATTAGGGATAGTATTGAGTTATTTTTTGGAAATGATTTTGAAGTGAATTTAGGTGAAAATCAGGTTTTTTGTGAAGGAACCAGTAGCACCTTGTCGCCCTTTGAAGGAGATATTTTGATTCCAAATTTGACTTATCTTTGGCAAGACGGCAGCACAAATCCACAATTTACTGCCACTTCAACAGGTACTTACAGTGTAACGGTTTCCAATGAATGTTTCGCTCATTCGGATGTCATTGAAGTAACAACCCTTTTATGTGGTTGTATTGTGTCTTTTCCAAGCGCATTTTCACCCAATGAAGATGGCATAAATGACACTTTTCGACCTGCAAGCAACTGCAATCTAACCAACTACGAATTATCTATTTATACCCGCTACGGAAATAAAATATTTACGAGCACCGACCAAACTGAGGGTTGGGATGGGTTGATAGATTTTGAAGTAGCAGATATGAAGGTCTATGTTTGGGTAGCAACTTACCAAACACCAGATGGGATGAATGAAACATCCCAAACAGTTGTTCAAAAAGGCAATGTATTTTTGTTGCGGTAA
- a CDS encoding NUDIX domain-containing protein: MRTTIEQIIKVRLILRKNSKILILEKSKIEGGGFSLIGGRVKNTESATKALVRETKEEADIKVYADKLKLVHVAHRLKAGQPVITLFFETDEWEGKIKNLEPKLHKDFEWVSLKSIPKAMTDYIKNALNCYQEGITYSEFNWKPNNKVLPKKVLKEK, from the coding sequence GTGAGAACAACTATTGAGCAAATTATTAAAGTCCGATTGATATTGCGGAAAAACTCCAAAATATTGATTCTCGAAAAATCCAAAATAGAAGGTGGTGGATTCAGCTTAATTGGCGGGCGGGTAAAGAATACAGAGTCAGCTACAAAAGCTTTGGTAAGAGAAACCAAAGAAGAAGCAGATATAAAAGTATATGCAGACAAACTCAAGCTCGTACACGTAGCACACCGCCTCAAAGCTGGACAGCCCGTCATCACCCTGTTTTTTGAGACTGATGAATGGGAAGGAAAAATCAAGAATTTAGAACCCAAATTACACAAAGACTTTGAGTGGGTTTCATTGAAGAGCATTCCTAAAGCAATGACGGATTACATCAAAAATGCCTTGAATTGTTACCAAGAAGGAATCACCTATTCAGAATTTAATTGGAAACCCAATAACAAAGTTTTACCTAAAAAAGTCCTAAAAGAAAAATAA
- a CDS encoding histidine kinase — MTENSSEGNIKKNHQILYVDDERQNLVSFKATFRKHYTIFAAQSGEDAIEILRNHKIDLIISDQRMPEMTGVQLFEKILYEFPDAIRMVLTGYSDVQSIIDAINKGQVYYYITKPWKHDELKLVMDKALEAYELRLQNKALSLEKEELQLEAERQAKENLFSQYQTLKSQVNPHFLFNSLNALYALVDREPKTAKQFIVKLSKVYRYALEYTDEITIRLEDELRFIRDYIFLQKIRFNENLVFKNGISGDMKNTFIPPATLQLLVENAIKHNIVSQESPLIIELYIEDTYLVVKNNFQIRKDTVVSTGIGQKNLTSRYSYITERKPIFGQKGAWYYAKVPLINEE, encoded by the coding sequence ATGACAGAAAATAGCAGTGAAGGCAATATCAAAAAAAACCATCAAATTTTGTATGTCGATGACGAAAGACAAAATTTGGTGTCTTTTAAGGCAACCTTTCGAAAGCATTACACCATTTTTGCTGCCCAAAGTGGAGAAGATGCCATTGAAATTCTACGCAATCACAAAATTGATTTAATTATCAGTGACCAGCGAATGCCCGAAATGACTGGAGTACAATTGTTTGAAAAAATATTGTACGAATTTCCCGATGCTATTCGTATGGTACTGACTGGTTATAGTGATGTTCAGTCTATCATTGATGCCATCAATAAAGGGCAGGTTTATTACTACATTACCAAGCCGTGGAAACACGATGAGTTGAAACTGGTAATGGACAAAGCACTGGAGGCCTACGAACTTCGATTGCAGAATAAAGCATTGTCTTTGGAAAAAGAAGAACTTCAATTGGAAGCAGAACGTCAGGCTAAGGAAAATTTATTTTCTCAATACCAAACCTTGAAAAGTCAGGTCAACCCACACTTCCTATTCAACTCTCTCAATGCGCTTTATGCTTTAGTGGATAGAGAACCCAAAACGGCAAAACAGTTTATTGTGAAACTGTCGAAAGTGTACCGATATGCCCTCGAATATACAGATGAAATAACCATTCGATTGGAGGATGAACTTCGGTTTATTCGTGATTATATTTTTCTGCAAAAAATACGATTCAATGAAAATTTAGTCTTTAAAAATGGCATATCAGGAGATATGAAAAATACTTTTATCCCTCCTGCAACGCTTCAATTGCTTGTGGAAAATGCCATCAAACATAATATCGTATCACAAGAAAGTCCCTTAATTATAGAATTATATATTGAAGACACTTATCTCGTTGTAAAAAATAATTTTCAGATTAGAAAAGATACCGTAGTATCTACAGGAATCGGGCAGAAAAACCTTACTTCGAGATATAGTTATATCACCGAAAGGAAACCAATATTTGGGCAAAAAGGCGCATGGTACTACGCTAAAGTTCCTCTCATAAATGAAGAATAA
- a CDS encoding amino acid permease, with protein MQKKVGFGTAPVFFTAISTILGAILFLRFGYAVGAVGFWGTVLIVIVGHLVTIPTAMAIAEIATNQKVEGGGEYYIISRSFGLNIGAAIGIALFLSQAISVAFYVIAFAEAFEPVLQWLDQRYVWLQDYPFLLDSTGLLKRQVISIPAMTLLSILILTKGADLGVKALYVVVFVLFISLIMFFIGDTGFAATYDGNILMKSIDGDVNFFTVFAIVFPAFTGMTAGVGLSGDLKDPSKSIPYGTLTATISGMVIYIFIAYKLAVSASATDLVNNQLIMGEIALWYPIVPIGLACATVSSALGSIMVAPRTLQAIGGDKVTPFRKFNFFIGKGKGNNNEPFNAAIITIIISFGIIIIGDVNFVAEIISMFFMVTYGSLCLISFLQHFAADPSYRPTFRSRWYISLLGFFMCVWLMFKMNPSYAFLSVAFMVGLYLFISTSEQGQKQRGMAAIFQGVVFQVSRQIQVFLQKAEKGEVEWRPSVVCVSSDSFNRFHAFDMLRWMSHRYGFGTYIHLIDGFYQEATVGQAQKNMQRLLAIANRSNVYIETLISPSYTSAIAQVIQLPGISGKDNNMIMFEFAKRHPENLKGILSNYKLVKSGDFDICVLGSSERGFGHRTSIHIWIKPNDYENSNLMILLGYIISNHPDWKRAVIKIFAVYPPEQIEAEQANLERVIAEGRLPIAASNIEIIAKKENKEIKEIINEYSADAALTIIGFHDDTLEREGEDMFEGYGELGSILFVHSDHQKVIK; from the coding sequence ATGCAGAAAAAAGTTGGTTTTGGTACTGCCCCCGTTTTTTTTACAGCTATATCCACCATCCTCGGAGCGATTCTTTTCCTTCGATTTGGCTATGCTGTTGGGGCTGTAGGTTTCTGGGGTACGGTCTTGATTGTGATTGTAGGGCATTTAGTAACGATTCCCACTGCTATGGCAATTGCCGAAATAGCCACCAATCAAAAGGTGGAAGGAGGGGGAGAATATTACATCATATCACGATCATTTGGACTTAATATTGGGGCGGCTATTGGAATTGCCTTATTTCTGTCACAAGCCATTAGTGTGGCGTTTTATGTTATTGCCTTTGCTGAGGCTTTTGAGCCTGTATTGCAGTGGTTAGATCAAAGATATGTTTGGCTACAAGACTATCCTTTTTTGTTGGATAGCACTGGTTTACTCAAACGACAAGTTATCAGTATTCCTGCAATGACTTTACTCTCTATACTCATCCTCACCAAAGGGGCAGATTTGGGGGTAAAAGCCTTGTATGTAGTTGTTTTTGTGTTGTTTATTTCTTTAATTATGTTTTTCATAGGCGATACAGGTTTTGCAGCGACCTATGACGGCAATATTTTAATGAAAAGCATAGATGGAGATGTCAATTTTTTTACTGTTTTTGCCATTGTGTTTCCCGCTTTTACGGGTATGACCGCAGGCGTAGGTTTGTCTGGTGACCTCAAAGATCCCAGTAAATCTATTCCTTATGGTACTTTGACTGCAACGATTTCGGGAATGGTGATTTATATATTTATTGCCTACAAACTTGCTGTTTCTGCAAGTGCAACCGATTTGGTTAATAACCAACTTATTATGGGGGAAATTGCGCTATGGTATCCCATTGTTCCAATTGGATTGGCTTGTGCCACCGTATCATCTGCATTGGGTTCTATTATGGTTGCTCCTCGAACTTTGCAGGCAATTGGTGGAGACAAGGTGACTCCTTTCAGGAAGTTCAATTTTTTTATTGGAAAAGGTAAGGGCAATAACAACGAACCTTTCAATGCTGCCATCATTACGATTATCATATCGTTTGGGATTATTATTATTGGTGATGTGAACTTTGTGGCAGAAATCATTTCGATGTTTTTTATGGTGACTTATGGTTCACTGTGTCTCATTTCCTTCCTTCAGCATTTTGCAGCCGACCCTTCTTATCGTCCTACTTTTAGGTCTCGTTGGTACATTTCTTTACTGGGCTTTTTTATGTGTGTATGGTTGATGTTTAAGATGAATCCATCTTACGCATTTCTATCAGTAGCCTTTATGGTGGGTTTATATTTGTTTATTTCTACTTCCGAACAAGGACAGAAACAGCGAGGAATGGCGGCTATTTTTCAAGGGGTTGTTTTTCAGGTGAGTCGACAGATACAGGTATTTTTGCAGAAAGCCGAAAAAGGTGAGGTGGAATGGCGGCCTTCTGTAGTCTGTGTGTCAAGTGATTCCTTTAATCGTTTCCACGCATTTGACATGCTTCGATGGATGTCGCACCGATATGGTTTTGGAACTTATATCCACCTCATTGATGGTTTTTATCAGGAAGCAACGGTGGGGCAAGCCCAAAAAAATATGCAGCGGTTATTGGCCATTGCCAACAGAAGCAATGTCTATATCGAAACACTCATTAGTCCTTCTTACACTTCTGCCATTGCACAGGTGATTCAGTTACCAGGCATTTCGGGCAAAGACAACAACATGATTATGTTTGAGTTTGCCAAACGACATCCTGAGAACTTAAAGGGTATTTTGAGCAACTACAAATTGGTCAAGTCTGGAGATTTTGACATCTGTGTATTGGGAAGTTCAGAGCGTGGTTTTGGACACCGCACTTCAATTCACATTTGGATCAAACCCAATGACTACGAAAATAGTAACTTGATGATTCTCTTAGGGTACATCATCTCCAATCACCCCGATTGGAAACGAGCAGTTATCAAGATTTTTGCAGTCTATCCACCCGAACAGATTGAAGCCGAACAAGCCAATCTAGAAAGGGTCATTGCAGAAGGAAGATTGCCTATTGCTGCTTCCAATATAGAAATTATAGCCAAAAAAGAAAACAAAGAAATAAAAGAAATTATCAATGAGTATTCTGCTGATGCTGCATTGACAATTATTGGTTTTCACGACGATACACTCGAAAGAGAGGGCGAGGATATGTTTGAAGGATATGGAGAGTTGGGAAGTATTTTATTTGTTCACTCTGACCATCAGAAGGTGATTAAATAG
- a CDS encoding N-acetylmuramoyl-L-alanine amidase — protein MRLIIGFFFIILCSWRLQAQQGIEYLQVVARPGDDAASLMSLYQLDKYACNLTSFYKINELPNGRFLYANQVYLLPIRVFKYNGKSIRTTIGIDDWEKAVRVQNYNDEMLKQKLRLTDYIGSKILWVPVHELNCDAPAEEIEPSVIDRVTPQTAEGNRIFPIFGKDYEYIPLESTKLKGAIYYIVSGHGGPDPGAIGWQGQYKLCEDEYAYDVALRLARQLISHGATVYIITRDPDDGIRSNKYLGCDTDEYCWGNLEMPLNQKERLTQRSSAVNELYEKNKKRGVVYQRLIMIHVDSRNKTERTDLFFYYPEEDKIGESMAITLQNTIKQKYDTHQKNRGYYGTVSARDLHMLRETEAPSVYIELGNIRNKADQNRIVLEVNRQALAKWLMEGLMMDHGNK, from the coding sequence ATGCGATTGATAATTGGTTTTTTTTTCATCATTTTATGCAGTTGGAGACTTCAGGCCCAACAAGGCATTGAGTATTTACAAGTAGTAGCTCGTCCAGGTGATGATGCAGCCTCCTTGATGTCACTGTATCAATTAGACAAATATGCCTGCAATCTAACAAGTTTTTACAAAATTAACGAATTACCCAATGGACGATTTTTATACGCCAATCAGGTTTACTTATTGCCTATTCGGGTTTTCAAATACAATGGCAAAAGTATTCGCACAACGATTGGCATTGACGATTGGGAAAAAGCGGTAAGGGTACAAAACTACAATGATGAGATGTTGAAGCAAAAACTGAGGCTAACAGATTATATAGGCAGCAAAATATTGTGGGTTCCTGTTCACGAATTGAACTGCGATGCTCCTGCTGAGGAAATAGAACCATCGGTGATTGACCGAGTGACACCACAGACTGCTGAGGGAAATCGAATTTTTCCCATTTTTGGAAAAGATTATGAATACATTCCCTTAGAAAGTACAAAACTTAAGGGAGCTATTTATTATATTGTGAGCGGACATGGAGGACCTGACCCTGGTGCCATTGGCTGGCAGGGGCAATACAAATTGTGCGAAGATGAATATGCATATGATGTGGCATTGCGGTTGGCAAGACAACTGATTTCGCATGGTGCTACGGTATATATCATTACCCGAGATCCTGATGATGGTATTCGTTCTAATAAATACTTGGGGTGTGATACGGATGAGTATTGTTGGGGGAACTTAGAGATGCCTCTTAACCAAAAGGAACGCTTGACACAACGCTCAAGTGCGGTAAATGAACTCTACGAAAAAAACAAAAAACGTGGGGTTGTTTACCAACGATTGATCATGATTCATGTAGATTCTCGCAACAAGACAGAACGAACAGATTTGTTCTTTTACTATCCAGAGGAAGATAAGATTGGAGAATCTATGGCAATAACTTTGCAGAATACAATTAAACAAAAATACGATACACATCAAAAAAATAGAGGTTATTATGGCACAGTATCAGCTCGTGATTTACACATGCTGAGAGAAACGGAAGCTCCTTCTGTGTATATTGAACTGGGTAATATCAGAAATAAGGCTGACCAAAACCGCATTGTCTTGGAGGTAAACCGACAGGCATTGGCCAAATGGTTAATGGAGGGATTGATGATGGATCACGGCAACAAATAA
- a CDS encoding LytTR family DNA-binding domain-containing protein, whose product MRVLIIEDEHLAAEELKEMLSDINSSIEIVDTIDTVKNAIEWLRSPKASHIDLIFLDIHLADGNSFSIFEEVKVKTPIIFTTAYDQYAIRAFKLNSIAYLLKPIDKDDLEDSLEKFEDIQTNDSNIDFTSLIEAVQKKNTTYQKRFIVTTGDKIKSILTVDVAYFMSEGKYLYLTTKDGKQFIVDFTLSKLEKVLQPDRFFRINRKFIINFDAIKNMVSYSKSRVKIELNPPCTTDAIVSVDRSGRFKQWLNR is encoded by the coding sequence ATGAGAGTTTTAATTATTGAAGATGAACACCTTGCGGCAGAGGAATTAAAAGAGATGTTATCCGACATTAATTCTTCCATCGAAATAGTGGATACGATTGATACTGTCAAAAACGCAATTGAATGGCTAAGAAGCCCAAAAGCATCACATATTGACCTTATTTTTCTGGATATTCACTTGGCAGATGGTAACAGCTTCAGTATATTCGAGGAAGTAAAAGTAAAAACCCCTATTATTTTCACAACCGCTTACGATCAATATGCTATTAGAGCATTCAAACTCAATAGCATTGCCTACCTACTTAAGCCAATTGATAAGGATGATCTGGAAGATAGTCTTGAGAAATTTGAAGATATCCAAACTAATGATAGCAATATTGATTTTACATCATTAATAGAAGCTGTTCAGAAAAAAAATACTACTTATCAAAAGCGATTTATTGTAACGACTGGCGACAAAATTAAATCCATCCTCACAGTAGATGTCGCTTATTTTATGAGTGAAGGAAAATATTTGTATTTGACTACAAAAGATGGCAAGCAATTTATTGTTGATTTCACCCTGTCTAAACTTGAAAAAGTCTTGCAGCCTGATCGGTTTTTTCGCATCAATCGAAAATTTATAATCAACTTCGATGCAATTAAAAACATGGTTAGTTACTCCAAAAGTCGGGTAAAAATAGAGTTGAACCCTCCCTGTACAACAGATGCTATTGTGAGTGTAGACCGTTCTGGAAGGTTCAAACAATGGTTGAATCGTTAG